A part of Terriglobus roseus genomic DNA contains:
- the gyrA gene encoding DNA gyrase subunit A, producing the protein MADDQNQLPLGSNGGNNPEENAKTPDTAPAGSGGDGGNTPTGPGAAFMIPINIEEEMRRSYLDYSMSVIIGRALPDVRDGLKPVHRRILYAMQEMGLQSNKKYTKCAKVVGHAMGNYHPHGDSAIYDAMVRLAQPFSMRYPLVDGQGNFGSVDGDPPAAMRYTEARMMKITGEMLADIDMDTVDFTPNYDESTLEPTVLPARFPNLIVNGSSGIAVGMATNIPPHNLTEIINATITLVNNPTQGPAADLDAVLEHVQGPDFPTGGFIFGKRNIRESYRTGRGRYLMRAKCSTEELKGGRESIIVSEIPYQVNKNNLIKRIAELVTDKVIDDISDVRDESDRDGMRIVIELKRGAQPEIVLNQLYKNTSMQESFSMIFLAVHNGQPRELPLPEAIRAFIEHRIEVVRRRTAFLLGKAREREHTLLGLQIALDHLDTVIRIIRNSSNRADARENLFAYFSGKKINLRGTELAGVTLDPAKYGIDSALLPAAPAGSALSGTLILSYRQIDAILELQLYRLTQLSIDELLNELAKVRENIAEYESILASEKKLRRVIVKELEEVRDKYGDVRRTQIVDETAELQLEDLIADEQVAVTVSHSGYLKRTPISTYRQQRRGGTGRLGMKTREEDFVASLIVDSTHAYLLFFTNTGRVFWMKIYEIPDVGAAGKGKHMASMLALQPGEKIVNYLAVRNLKEEGKYVFFATRDGIVKKTPLTDFSNVMARGIIAINIDKEDELIGVRITSGDDVVFLATREGMAIRFEEKYDPEKSGGLRPMGRNAGGNKGITLKKGDYVIGVAVTPSEDSRNRKRLELAAKFDAANPPKSGKPTMADQVKQAIDELQKAKGNVPLELEGDPNENVVEAAAPEEHAGRLEALDKEIGITPCLILTVSENGFGKRTDVDAYRLQSRGGKGVINMRTTPKIGKVSSIQLVDETTELMVISQFGKIIRIDTKSIRAAGRATMGVKLLDLDDADKVAAAVTIPNEEKNEEEKPLVQ; encoded by the coding sequence ATGGCAGACGATCAGAACCAGCTTCCCCTCGGCTCAAACGGCGGTAACAACCCCGAAGAAAACGCGAAGACGCCAGACACCGCACCAGCAGGTTCAGGAGGCGACGGCGGCAACACGCCCACCGGCCCCGGCGCAGCGTTCATGATCCCCATCAACATTGAAGAAGAGATGCGGCGGTCGTATCTCGACTACTCCATGTCCGTCATCATCGGCCGCGCTCTCCCTGACGTCCGCGACGGCTTGAAGCCCGTGCATCGCCGCATCCTGTACGCAATGCAGGAGATGGGGCTCCAGAGCAACAAAAAGTACACCAAGTGCGCCAAGGTCGTCGGCCACGCCATGGGTAACTACCACCCGCACGGCGACTCCGCCATCTACGACGCCATGGTCCGTCTCGCCCAGCCCTTCTCCATGCGCTATCCGCTGGTCGACGGCCAGGGCAACTTCGGCTCCGTCGACGGCGATCCACCGGCCGCCATGCGTTACACCGAAGCCCGCATGATGAAGATCACCGGCGAAATGCTCGCCGACATCGACATGGACACCGTCGACTTCACCCCGAACTACGACGAATCCACGCTCGAGCCCACAGTTCTCCCCGCGCGCTTCCCGAACCTCATCGTCAACGGTTCTTCGGGCATCGCCGTCGGCATGGCGACCAACATTCCGCCGCACAACCTCACCGAGATCATCAACGCCACCATCACGCTGGTGAACAACCCCACACAGGGCCCGGCTGCTGATCTCGACGCCGTACTCGAACACGTGCAGGGTCCCGATTTCCCCACCGGCGGCTTCATCTTCGGCAAGCGCAACATCCGCGAGTCCTACCGCACCGGCCGCGGTCGCTACCTCATGCGCGCCAAGTGCTCCACGGAAGAGCTCAAGGGTGGTCGCGAGTCCATCATCGTCAGCGAGATCCCGTACCAGGTCAACAAGAACAACCTCATCAAGCGCATCGCAGAGCTCGTCACCGACAAGGTCATCGACGACATCTCCGACGTCCGCGACGAGTCCGACCGCGACGGCATGCGTATCGTCATCGAACTCAAGCGTGGCGCGCAGCCTGAGATCGTGCTCAACCAGCTCTACAAGAACACCTCCATGCAGGAGAGCTTCAGCATGATCTTCCTGGCCGTGCACAACGGCCAGCCCCGCGAGCTCCCGCTGCCTGAGGCGATCCGTGCCTTCATCGAGCACCGTATCGAAGTGGTCCGCCGCCGCACCGCCTTCCTCCTCGGCAAGGCCCGCGAGCGCGAACACACCTTGCTCGGTCTGCAGATCGCGCTTGACCACCTCGACACCGTCATCCGCATCATCCGCAACAGCAGCAACCGTGCCGACGCCCGCGAGAACCTCTTCGCATACTTCAGCGGCAAGAAGATCAACCTGCGCGGCACCGAACTCGCAGGCGTCACGCTCGATCCCGCAAAGTACGGCATCGACTCCGCTCTGCTGCCCGCTGCACCCGCAGGCTCCGCGCTCTCCGGCACGCTCATCCTCAGCTACCGCCAGATCGACGCCATCCTCGAACTGCAGCTCTACCGCCTCACCCAGCTCTCCATCGACGAGCTCCTCAACGAACTCGCCAAGGTCCGCGAAAACATCGCCGAATACGAGTCCATCCTGGCCTCTGAGAAGAAGCTGCGCCGCGTCATCGTCAAGGAACTCGAAGAAGTCCGCGACAAGTACGGCGACGTACGCCGCACGCAGATCGTCGACGAAACGGCCGAACTGCAGCTCGAAGACCTCATCGCAGACGAGCAGGTCGCCGTCACCGTCTCGCACTCCGGCTACCTCAAGCGCACGCCCATCTCCACCTACCGCCAGCAGCGTCGTGGAGGCACGGGCCGCCTCGGCATGAAGACCCGCGAAGAAGACTTCGTGGCCTCGCTCATCGTCGACAGCACACACGCCTATCTGCTCTTCTTCACCAACACCGGCCGCGTCTTCTGGATGAAGATTTATGAAATCCCAGACGTAGGCGCCGCAGGCAAGGGCAAGCACATGGCCTCCATGCTCGCGCTCCAACCCGGCGAAAAAATCGTCAATTACCTCGCCGTGCGCAACCTCAAAGAAGAGGGCAAATACGTCTTCTTCGCCACGCGCGACGGCATCGTCAAAAAGACACCGCTCACTGACTTCAGCAACGTCATGGCCCGCGGCATCATCGCCATCAACATCGACAAGGAAGACGAACTCATCGGCGTCCGCATCACCTCCGGCGACGACGTGGTCTTCCTCGCCACCCGCGAAGGCATGGCCATCCGCTTCGAAGAAAAGTACGACCCTGAAAAGTCGGGCGGCCTCCGTCCCATGGGCCGTAACGCTGGCGGCAACAAGGGCATCACCCTCAAGAAGGGCGACTACGTCATCGGCGTCGCCGTCACACCGTCTGAGGACTCGCGCAACCGCAAGCGCCTCGAACTCGCCGCAAAGTTTGACGCTGCCAACCCGCCTAAGTCCGGCAAGCCCACCATGGCAGACCAGGTGAAGCAGGCCATCGACGAGCTGCAAAAGGCCAAGGGCAACGTCCCCCTCGAACTCGAAGGCGACCCCAACGAGAACGTGGTCGAAGCCGCCGCGCCAGAAGAACACGCAGGCCGCCTCGAAGCGCTCGACAAGGAAATCGGCATCACCCCCTGCCTCATCCTCACCGTCAGTGAGAATGGCTTCGGCAAGCGGACTGACGTCGATGCATACCGCCTCCAGTCACGCGGCGGCAAGGGCGTCATCAACATGCGCACCACGCCAAAGATCGGCAAGGTAAGCAGCATCCAGCTCGTCGATGAAACAACCGAACTCATGGTCATCAGCCAGTTCGGCAAGATCATCCGCATCGACACCAAGAGCATCCGCGCCGCAGGCCGAGCCACCATGGGCGTAAAGCTCCTCGACCTCGACGACGCAGACAAGGTAGCCGCTGCCGTAACCATCCCCAACGAAGAAAAGAACGAAGAAGAAAAACCGCTCGTGCAGTAA
- a CDS encoding carboxypeptidase-like regulatory domain-containing protein, whose translation MNRLRIFTSVLAGGLLLAPVSLTMPTAQAQAATATRSVTGTVVDKSGAPAKGAVVHLKDTRALSQRSYITADDGQFRFAQLSTSTDYEVWADLNGQKSDSKNLSSFDNKKVQELTLKLP comes from the coding sequence ATGAACCGATTGCGTATCTTTACGTCCGTGCTTGCTGGAGGCCTTCTGCTGGCCCCTGTGAGCCTAACCATGCCCACCGCACAGGCACAGGCTGCGACTGCTACACGCAGTGTGACCGGCACGGTGGTCGATAAGTCCGGTGCACCGGCGAAGGGTGCTGTGGTCCATCTGAAGGACACACGCGCACTTTCCCAGCGCAGTTACATTACGGCGGATGACGGGCAGTTTCGTTTTGCCCAGCTCTCCACGTCGACGGACTATGAAGTGTGGGCGGACCTGAATGGACAGAAGTCCGACAGTAAGAACCTCAGTTCCTTCGATAACAAAAAGGTCCAGGAATTAACGCTGAAGCTGCCGTAA
- a CDS encoding LysM peptidoglycan-binding domain-containing protein, translating into MADLATLQQKYEPVLKAIDRFTPEGAQLQDVSLAGDKLHVKATLPSQVTLNFVWDQIKKVDAQYADLQHELINSGGQDQPYTTKPGDMLSKIAQHFYGDGNLYGIIVKANNIADPDKLAAGTTLNIPVRS; encoded by the coding sequence ATGGCTGATCTGGCAACACTGCAGCAGAAGTATGAACCCGTCCTGAAAGCAATTGACCGCTTCACACCGGAAGGCGCGCAACTGCAGGATGTATCTCTCGCAGGCGACAAGCTGCACGTAAAGGCAACACTGCCCTCGCAGGTAACACTCAACTTCGTATGGGATCAGATCAAGAAAGTCGACGCGCAATACGCTGACCTGCAACACGAACTCATCAACAGCGGCGGACAGGATCAGCCCTACACCACCAAGCCCGGCGACATGCTCAGCAAAATCGCACAGCACTTCTACGGCGACGGCAATCTCTACGGCATTATCGTAAAGGCCAACAACATCGCCGATCCAGACAAGCTGGCCGCAGGCACAACCCTGAACATCCCAGTGCGCAGCTAA
- a CDS encoding sulfatase-like hydrolase/transferase — translation MNRRRFLGGLAAAAAVTSTPSLLAAATRRPNIVVILADDLGYGDVSSYGAKDVATPHIDSLAKQGLRFTNAHTDAATCTPSRYAMMTGSYAWRKDGIAVLPGDAKLLIDPQQATIASVLKSAGYTTGLVGKWHIGLGDGTIDWNGEIKPGPCELGFDDAFFFAATADRVPTVYIHNHRVVNLDPADPIHVSYKTKIGNEPTGKEDPELLKMKLSEGHDGTIVDGISRIGWMEGGKSARWVDEKMAATFTGKAVEFIDRNHDKPFLLYFTPSDIHVPRAPASEFAGKNTCGVRCDVISQLDWSVGQVLAALKRNHLDENTLVVFTSDNGPVVNDGYDDGSDRKLGQHKPAGPWRGGKYSIQEGGTRVPFLLRWQGTVKPGVSDALISQVDLLASFAALTKQAVPAGSAQDSQNMLQPLLGRSAAGRESLVEEATVLAVVEGQWKLVDRSERPGIHTKPETGGLNEKSTRQFWGQPAYPTAPLELYDLKADPYELHNLASEHPEIVQRLREKLQKTRAATR, via the coding sequence ATGAATCGCAGACGGTTTCTTGGTGGGCTGGCAGCGGCTGCTGCTGTTACCTCAACACCCAGCCTGCTCGCGGCTGCGACGCGCAGACCAAACATTGTGGTGATTCTGGCGGACGATCTTGGCTATGGCGATGTGTCGAGCTATGGCGCGAAGGATGTTGCTACTCCGCATATTGATTCGCTTGCGAAGCAGGGTTTGCGATTTACGAATGCACATACCGATGCCGCTACATGCACGCCTTCGCGCTATGCGATGATGACCGGCAGTTATGCGTGGCGAAAGGATGGCATTGCCGTGTTGCCGGGCGATGCGAAGCTGCTGATCGATCCGCAGCAGGCGACGATTGCGTCGGTGCTGAAGTCTGCTGGCTATACCACTGGGCTTGTGGGCAAATGGCACATTGGTCTGGGCGATGGAACGATTGATTGGAATGGCGAGATCAAGCCGGGGCCATGTGAGCTTGGGTTTGATGATGCGTTCTTCTTCGCTGCTACGGCGGATCGAGTGCCCACGGTTTACATCCACAATCATCGTGTGGTGAATCTTGATCCTGCTGATCCGATTCATGTTTCGTACAAGACAAAGATAGGTAACGAACCTACCGGTAAAGAAGACCCCGAGCTGCTGAAGATGAAGTTAAGCGAGGGGCATGACGGCACCATTGTGGATGGCATTAGTCGCATTGGATGGATGGAGGGTGGCAAGTCTGCGCGATGGGTGGATGAAAAGATGGCTGCGACCTTCACGGGCAAGGCTGTTGAGTTCATCGATCGCAATCATGACAAGCCTTTTCTGCTGTACTTCACGCCGAGCGATATCCATGTGCCGCGTGCTCCTGCTTCAGAGTTCGCGGGCAAGAACACATGCGGTGTGCGCTGCGATGTGATCAGCCAGTTGGACTGGAGCGTGGGGCAGGTGTTGGCTGCGTTGAAGCGCAATCATCTGGATGAGAACACGCTTGTGGTATTCACTTCAGACAACGGGCCTGTTGTGAATGACGGTTATGACGATGGATCCGATCGCAAGCTGGGGCAGCACAAACCTGCGGGGCCGTGGCGTGGTGGGAAGTATTCGATTCAAGAGGGCGGTACGCGTGTGCCGTTCCTGCTGCGTTGGCAGGGCACGGTGAAGCCGGGAGTTTCGGATGCGTTGATCAGCCAGGTGGATCTGCTGGCTAGCTTTGCTGCGCTTACAAAGCAGGCTGTGCCCGCGGGGTCTGCGCAGGATAGTCAGAACATGTTGCAGCCGTTGTTGGGGCGCAGCGCTGCTGGTCGTGAATCGCTAGTGGAAGAGGCTACGGTGCTGGCGGTTGTGGAAGGCCAGTGGAAATTGGTGGATCGTTCGGAGCGGCCTGGCATTCATACCAAGCCAGAGACGGGTGGTTTGAATGAGAAGTCTACGCGGCAGTTCTGGGGGCAGCCTGCTTATCCGACTGCGCCGTTGGAACTCTACGATCTGAAGGCTGATCCATATGAGTTGCACAATCTGGCGAGTGAGCATCCAGAGATTGTGCAGAGGCTGCGTGAGAAGCTGCAGAAGACACGCGCTGCTACACGCTGA
- a CDS encoding M13 family metallopeptidase: MRFAACALLVCTLSLSAQQLRGVPVENLDRSVNPCNDFEAFAVGGWRKTHPMPERQATWAIRSVTQDDTWARLRTIAEDDMKKTSPKGSPAQLTGDFYGACMDDAAINSAGLKPLEPMLHAVDSIRDVKALNAAMVTMAAMGMDAPVGEGATQDSHDTTKMIAEIQIGGLGMPDRDYYLRDEARFKHVREEYMEYMKKMYALAGENAEQATTDSAAVMKIETALAQARMSRVELRDPKATDHPTTFAELKTLAPHYDWDADFKAKHIPTTGHMNVGQPKVVQAFDGLLTSVSLAEWKAYLRWHLLDGNAASLADNFEETSFAFRGTVLSGTKEQRPRWQRCVITTDRMLGEALGHEYVDRYLPPEAKARARTMAVNIVNELKLSIQTRDWMTAETKTKALEKVNALNIKIGYPDKWKTYEGVVVKRDTFLENVISARRYSVRDDLQQIGKPVDRGRWDMTPPTMNAYYNPLMNEVVVPAGYLQPPGFDPKGLDAINYGAVGVSIGHEISHGVDDEGAQYAADGRLLKWWTDADYKNFTERTACTTKQYDNYFVEPGLHLQGKLVTGEALGDLGGVNLAFRAYERSREGKGPEPTVDGLTPEQQFFLAEGQWRGALARPEMARTAVSTDPHPPGRYRVLGPLSNMPEFDKAFACKEGDAMVRPAAEQCSVW; the protein is encoded by the coding sequence ATGCGCTTTGCGGCTTGTGCGCTTCTGGTTTGTACGCTTTCGTTGTCTGCGCAGCAGTTGCGCGGTGTGCCAGTGGAGAATCTGGACCGCTCTGTGAACCCGTGCAATGACTTTGAGGCGTTTGCCGTGGGCGGATGGCGTAAGACGCATCCGATGCCGGAACGGCAGGCAACGTGGGCGATTCGGAGCGTGACCCAGGACGATACGTGGGCGCGTCTGCGGACGATTGCGGAAGACGATATGAAAAAGACGTCGCCGAAGGGTTCGCCTGCTCAGCTAACCGGCGACTTTTATGGCGCGTGCATGGATGATGCGGCCATTAACAGCGCGGGGCTAAAGCCGCTGGAGCCGATGCTGCATGCCGTGGACAGCATTCGCGACGTAAAGGCACTGAATGCAGCCATGGTGACGATGGCTGCGATGGGGATGGATGCGCCTGTGGGTGAGGGTGCGACGCAGGACTCGCATGACACCACGAAGATGATTGCGGAGATACAGATTGGCGGACTGGGGATGCCGGACCGCGATTACTACCTGCGCGATGAAGCCCGATTCAAACATGTGCGCGAAGAGTACATGGAGTACATGAAGAAGATGTACGCGCTGGCGGGTGAAAACGCTGAGCAGGCCACGACTGACTCCGCCGCCGTAATGAAGATTGAAACAGCATTGGCGCAGGCGCGGATGAGCCGTGTGGAGCTGCGCGATCCGAAGGCGACAGACCATCCGACGACCTTTGCAGAGTTGAAGACACTGGCTCCGCACTATGACTGGGATGCAGACTTTAAGGCAAAACATATTCCAACGACGGGCCACATGAATGTGGGGCAACCGAAGGTGGTGCAGGCATTTGATGGGCTGCTGACTTCCGTATCGTTGGCGGAGTGGAAGGCGTACCTGCGGTGGCATCTGCTGGATGGCAATGCCGCTTCGTTAGCGGACAACTTTGAGGAAACGTCGTTTGCGTTTCGCGGCACGGTGTTGAGTGGCACGAAGGAACAACGCCCACGGTGGCAGCGCTGCGTGATTACAACGGACCGCATGCTGGGCGAGGCGCTGGGCCACGAGTATGTGGACCGCTACCTGCCACCGGAAGCAAAGGCACGTGCGCGCACCATGGCCGTGAACATTGTGAATGAGTTAAAGCTGTCCATCCAGACGCGTGACTGGATGACTGCGGAGACGAAGACGAAGGCGCTGGAGAAGGTGAATGCGCTGAACATCAAGATTGGCTATCCAGACAAATGGAAGACATACGAAGGTGTGGTGGTGAAGCGCGACACGTTTCTGGAGAACGTCATTAGCGCGCGCCGCTACTCCGTGCGTGATGATCTGCAGCAGATTGGCAAGCCAGTGGATCGTGGTCGCTGGGACATGACGCCGCCCACGATGAATGCGTATTACAACCCGCTGATGAACGAGGTGGTGGTGCCTGCGGGATATCTGCAGCCGCCGGGCTTTGATCCGAAGGGACTGGATGCCATTAATTATGGCGCGGTGGGTGTGAGCATTGGCCATGAGATAAGCCACGGTGTGGATGATGAGGGCGCGCAGTATGCCGCAGATGGTCGGCTGCTGAAGTGGTGGACGGATGCCGACTATAAGAACTTCACGGAGCGCACGGCGTGCACAACGAAGCAGTATGACAACTACTTTGTGGAGCCGGGACTCCACCTGCAGGGCAAGCTGGTGACAGGTGAAGCGCTGGGTGATCTGGGTGGCGTGAATCTTGCGTTCCGCGCATACGAGCGATCGCGTGAGGGCAAAGGACCAGAGCCAACGGTGGACGGATTGACACCGGAACAACAGTTCTTCCTGGCCGAAGGACAGTGGCGTGGCGCGTTGGCACGCCCGGAGATGGCACGCACTGCAGTGTCCACTGATCCGCATCCGCCGGGGCGCTATCGTGTGCTGGGCCCGCTGAGCAATATGCCCGAGTTTGATAAGGCGTTTGCGTGCAAGGAAGGCGATGCGATGGTACGGCCAGCAGCGGAGCAATGCTCTGTTTGGTAA
- a CDS encoding rhomboid family intramembrane serine protease produces the protein MSPRDPVTLTLPPFRGAVRRLVISLLAVYLLTGLLALVSPAVGRFLQLFFLLSPWSVVRHGYIWQLLTYPFFNSGIISFAFALLNLWFTGSMLEDIRGARWFTELFYVSALGGSILATLLTALPPLVTGGRIILPHLDPTTAVGGVGAPLFGVLIAFAIFFGDTEFLLFFVLRAKAKYVVWIGGLIYVAMLIFEGNALWALLAICSGLSGYAYTKLAHRTGLSTSTSERWYGLRNAYYRWKRRRAARKFEVYMRKQDRIVKFDEDGRYIAPEEEESNPQDRKWMN, from the coding sequence ATGTCTCCGCGCGACCCAGTCACGCTCACTCTGCCACCCTTCCGCGGCGCCGTTCGCCGCCTCGTGATTTCGTTGCTGGCTGTGTATCTTCTCACAGGATTGCTGGCGCTGGTATCACCCGCTGTAGGCCGTTTTCTACAACTTTTCTTCCTGCTATCGCCATGGTCCGTTGTCCGCCACGGCTACATCTGGCAGCTGCTCACGTACCCGTTTTTCAATAGCGGCATCATCTCTTTCGCCTTCGCTCTGCTGAACCTCTGGTTCACCGGCTCCATGCTGGAAGACATCCGAGGCGCGCGCTGGTTCACGGAACTGTTTTACGTTTCGGCACTGGGCGGAAGCATCCTGGCCACGCTGCTCACCGCATTGCCGCCACTCGTCACCGGCGGACGCATCATCCTGCCGCACCTCGATCCCACCACCGCAGTGGGCGGCGTAGGCGCTCCGCTCTTCGGAGTCCTCATCGCCTTCGCCATCTTCTTCGGCGATACAGAATTTCTCCTCTTCTTCGTCCTCCGCGCAAAGGCAAAATACGTCGTCTGGATCGGCGGCCTGATCTACGTGGCGATGCTTATCTTCGAGGGCAATGCACTCTGGGCGCTCCTCGCCATCTGCAGCGGACTCAGCGGCTACGCCTACACAAAACTTGCGCACCGCACGGGCCTGTCCACCTCCACCAGCGAACGCTGGTACGGCCTTCGCAACGCCTACTACCGCTGGAAGCGCCGTCGCGCCGCGCGCAAGTTTGAGGTCTACATGCGCAAGCAGGACCGCATCGTGAAGTTCGACGAAGACGGCCGCTACATCGCACCCGAAGAAGAAGAGAGCAATCCACAAGACCGCAAGTGGATGAACTAA
- the poxB gene encoding ubiquinone-dependent pyruvate dehydrogenase, whose translation MANVAEVLIETLVQASVKRVYGLPGDSLNAITDTIRKRNDIHWVHVRNEEAAAFAAGAEAHLTGEITVCAGSCGPGNLHFINGLYDAHRSRVPVLALAAQIPTVEIGTGYFQETSPMHLFKECSHYIGEVNEADQLSRVLGIAMRTAIAQRGVAVVVLPGNIALAEATTAAHALGFTRNNARVVPSAESLQKAAEILLDARRVTILAGAGCEGAHKELLALAEQLQSPIVHALRGKEFVEYDNPYDVGMTGLLGFSSGYRAMKRCDALLALGTDFPYTQFYPEDAKKIQVDVRGEQIGRRTPVDVGLIGTVKETIEALLPLLDAKKKDSSHLTSSLGHYKDARKDLDELAVGKPGTSPLHPEFVAKVLNEMATDDAVFTVDVGTPSIWAARYLKFNGKRRLLGSWLHGTMACALPQAIGAQAAFPGRQVISMSGDGGLAMLMGELLTAVQNKLPVKIIVFNNHSLAFVETEMMAAGIVPFGTDLQNPDFSAVANACGLLGVRVEQPEQLRPALDKAFSYPGPALVDVQTARRTLSMPPTITAQQALGFGLYLSKAVLNGRGDEVIDLAKTNLLDKILGD comes from the coding sequence ATGGCGAATGTAGCTGAAGTTCTTATTGAGACGCTTGTTCAAGCGAGTGTGAAACGCGTGTATGGGCTACCGGGGGACTCGCTGAATGCGATCACCGACACCATCCGCAAGCGCAATGACATTCACTGGGTGCATGTGCGCAACGAGGAGGCCGCCGCTTTTGCAGCAGGTGCCGAAGCCCATCTGACCGGCGAGATCACCGTTTGTGCAGGAAGCTGTGGTCCTGGGAACCTGCACTTTATCAATGGGCTTTACGATGCCCATCGCAGCCGTGTTCCAGTGCTCGCTCTGGCTGCACAAATACCTACAGTCGAAATCGGCACGGGTTATTTTCAGGAAACTTCGCCGATGCATCTCTTTAAGGAATGCAGCCACTACATCGGCGAAGTAAACGAGGCGGATCAGTTATCACGAGTGCTGGGCATTGCAATGCGCACGGCGATTGCACAACGCGGTGTGGCAGTGGTGGTTCTGCCTGGCAATATTGCATTAGCAGAGGCCACAACAGCGGCACACGCACTGGGCTTTACACGGAATAACGCACGTGTTGTACCAAGTGCGGAGAGTTTGCAGAAGGCTGCCGAGATTCTTCTCGATGCACGGCGCGTTACCATTCTGGCCGGCGCCGGATGCGAAGGCGCCCATAAGGAACTGTTGGCGCTGGCGGAGCAGCTGCAGTCACCGATTGTCCATGCGCTACGCGGCAAAGAGTTTGTTGAATACGACAATCCTTACGATGTTGGCATGACCGGATTGCTCGGCTTTTCGTCGGGCTACCGCGCGATGAAGCGTTGTGACGCATTGCTTGCACTGGGTACGGACTTTCCCTATACCCAGTTCTATCCCGAAGACGCAAAGAAGATACAGGTAGACGTACGCGGCGAACAGATTGGTCGTCGCACGCCTGTGGACGTTGGGCTCATCGGCACGGTGAAGGAAACCATTGAGGCGCTGCTGCCGCTGCTTGACGCGAAGAAAAAGGACTCGTCGCATCTGACAAGTAGCCTGGGACATTACAAAGATGCCCGCAAAGATCTGGATGAACTTGCTGTGGGTAAGCCGGGAACGTCACCGTTGCATCCAGAGTTCGTGGCGAAAGTGCTGAACGAGATGGCAACAGACGACGCCGTGTTCACAGTGGATGTTGGCACGCCAAGCATCTGGGCTGCGCGCTATCTGAAATTCAATGGCAAGCGCCGTCTGCTGGGCTCGTGGTTGCATGGCACGATGGCATGCGCGCTGCCGCAGGCCATAGGAGCGCAGGCAGCGTTTCCAGGACGACAGGTAATCTCGATGTCCGGCGATGGCGGTCTAGCGATGCTGATGGGCGAACTGCTGACCGCCGTACAGAACAAACTTCCGGTGAAGATCATCGTCTTCAACAACCACTCTCTCGCGTTTGTCGAAACAGAGATGATGGCGGCGGGTATTGTGCCATTCGGCACCGATCTGCAGAATCCTGACTTCTCGGCTGTTGCGAATGCCTGCGGTCTACTTGGCGTTCGCGTGGAGCAACCAGAACAGTTGCGCCCTGCATTGGACAAAGCATTTTCATACCCGGGCCCTGCACTGGTGGACGTACAGACCGCGAGGCGAACACTCTCCATGCCACCGACGATCACCGCGCAGCAAGCGTTGGGATTCGGACTCTATCTGTCGAAGGCAGTACTCAACGGACGTGGCGATGAAGTCATCGATTTGGCGAAGACAAACCTGCTGGATAAGATTTTGGGCGATTAG